In Spirosoma sp. KUDC1026, the sequence AACGCCCAGCTAATTCGGGTTACAAAAGTACAATATCATTCGCATTCGCCACCTCAACGTTTTGATGGCTAAGCTGTTGTGCCAGCGTATTCGACGAGATCCGGACGCGGGCCACGGCAACCGCCGATTGTTGCTCGTCCAAAATTTCAATCATCTCGCCAGCCGCAAAGTCACCGATAACATTTTGGATTCCTACGGCCAGCAGGCTCCGGCGCTGTTGCAGGGCACGCACCGCCCCTGCATCAATCTGTATCTGTCCAACGGCCAAACTACCGCTTCCCAGCCAGCGATTGCGGGCCGATAGCGAACTGGGCTGCGCTAGAAACTCGGTACCAGTTTCGCCGTTCAGCGCCCGGCTAATGTTATCCGGTTCGTTCAAACCGAAAATTAGCACCCGAATACCCATGCGCGTAGCCAGCTTGGCAAAGGTTAGTTTAGAGGCCATGCCGCCCAGGCCCAGCGAGGATTTATCGGTGCGAACAACCCCAAAAATCTGCTCGTCGAACGCAGCAACCTGCCGAATAATCTGCCCGTTATTGTCCAGCAAGCCACCAACCGACGTGCACAGCATAAGCGCTTTGGCGCCGAAACCCACAGCCATCAGGGTGGCTAGTTCGTCGTTATCCGAAAACTTCAGCTCGCGGTTGCTGACCACGTCGTTCTCGTTGGCAATTGGAATAAGCCCATTATGCCACAGTTCTTCGTACGTTTGCTTCAATTGCAGAAACTGGTCCCGGCTAGCAAAATGATGGCGTTCGCACAGACTCTGCGCAATCGAGATGCCGTAAATCGCGAAGAACCGGGAATACTGATTGAGTAACAGTAAGTTGCCCACAGCCGCTGCGGCTTTTCGCTGCGTAATGTCACCCCGATAATCGCTGATCAACGCCTTCCCGGCACCAACGGCGCCAGAGGAAACCAGGACAATGTGGTAGTGGGCGTGCAGAGCGGCCACCTGCCGGGCAATGTCGACCATGACCGGCTCGTTGGGTTCGCCGGATGGCTTGGTGATCGAAGCTGTACCGAATTTGAGGACAAGAACAGGTTTTGTCATGGCCGCAAAGATAGAGCAATCCCCGTAAAGCCGGCTTTAATCAATAAGCGTAGTAGGCACGAAACGAGCTTCGTTGACCAGCGCGGCCTTGAGCTGCTTTAGGTAATCGGCCTTCGGAATCTCTATAGCGCCATACCGCCGGACGTTATCGTTGATGAATTGCGTATCAAGCAGGGTAAAGCGCTGCTTCCGAAGCTGCATAATCAGGTAGTGAAACGCCACCTTCGATGCGTTGCTGACCCGGTGAAACATGGATTCGCCAAAGAAAGCCGAACCCAGTGAAACGCCGTAAAGCCCCCCGACTAGTTCATTGTTTTGGTACGCTTCGACGCTGTGGGCCAACCCCATATGATGCAGTTCAGTGTAGGCCTCGATAATTTCTTCCGAAATCCAGACGCTGTCTTCATCGTTGCGGGGTTCTGAACAGTATCGCATCACCTGTGTAAAGGCCGTATTGAACCGTATTTCGAACTGATTCTGATTCAGGACTGGCCGAAGCGAACGGGCTGGCTGGTAGGTATCAAGCGGGATGATAGCGCGTGGATCGGGGGCGTACCAATACAAGGTTCCATCAGCGTCGGCCATCGGGAAAATCCCGTTAATATACCCGTAAATCAGGTCGTCGGCGGTAAGCATGAGCGAGTGTAAGTGAGAACCGAAGCTAAGCAAAGATATGGGTTTTGGTGAATACGTACCGAACCTGACCCAAAGGATTGCTTTATCCCGAGCAGAAGGTATGCCAATGCCCGTTAAACGAAACACTTTTTGCGTTGTCAAACGATTCGGTTAGCAAAACGGTTGTTCTGCCAGCAGAAGACGTATCTGAAAAATTAAACGACTACTGATACCGAAGACGTATCAATAAATTCGATTCACCTATGAAGAAAAGCTTGTTAGTACTTGTCCTGGCCCTGCCGCTGCTATTTAGCCAGTGCAGCATCAATAAACAGATCTCGCAGGCAAAAGCGCTGGGCGACTGTCGGTATTCTATTGCATCGGCCGACAGCGTGTTTCTGGCCGGCGTCGATATCCGGGAGTTTCGTAAACTGGAAGACATCAATCCCGCCCGGTATCCCCGTCTGGCCGCTGGTCTGCTAACCCGGAACGTACCGCTGGATGCCCGGATCAATCTCGATATTACGAATCCGACCAACAAACTGGCGGGAATTAACCAGCTGGAATACCGGATTCTGCTGGCCGGACAGGAGTTGTTTAACGGTTTCCTGAATCAGCGAATCGAAGTGCAGCCGGGGGGCGGCAAAACGCGGGTACCCGTTCGGCTGAATACTAATGCCTTCCAGTTACTGACTGATGCCAAAACCCGCGACGCCTTTACCCAACTGGTGCAGAACCTGTCGGGGTCGGCTAACACAAGCCCGTCCAAGCTGACGATTAAAATCAAACCAACCCTGGATCTGGCTGGTGGTCAGGTGAATTATCCCGGCTACATCACCATCGATCAGGACGTAACGAACAAGATCCTGCTCGGTAAGTAGTACCTGACCAGGGGTAACTTCTTCGTGAATACAGTAGCATTGTACATGCCCCGGCTTTTTACGATCGGGGCTTTTTTATGGCCCTACCGTCGATAATTCATGACCAACCTTAACTAGATTTATGCGCCAACTGCTCTCTTGCCTGTTTCTTCTCCTGACTGCAACGCTGACCCGGGCGCAGCAAATCCAGCTAGCTCACGATGAAGCCGGAAAGCAAGTTTCCGTGACGGTGGATGGTAAGCCTTTTACGGCGTATATCTACCCCGGCCCGACCGTTCTGAAAAAGCCGGTGCTGTACCCCATCGTTTCGGCGGGAGGAAATGCCATAACCCGAGGCTGGCCTATGGATCCGCGGCCCGGTGAGCGGGTTGATCATCCACACCACGTGGGCATGTGGTTCAACTACGGCGACGTAAACGGGCATGACTTCTGGAATAATTCCAACGAAGTTGGCCCCGAGCACAAAGGTCCCTTCGGTACGATTGTGCATACCGGCGTCAAGTCCATGAAAAGCGGCAAAGGCAAGGCCGAACTGGTTGTAACGGCCGACTGGCTGGATAAGGACAACAAACCGATGTTGCAGGAAACGACCACCTATACGTTCCGGACTGAGGGGAATAAACGGACAATCGAGCGGGCTGCGGTTCTGAAAGCGCTGGCCAACGACGTTACGTTCAAAGACAATAAAGAAGGCATGATTGCCCTGCGGCTAGCCCGGCAACTGGAGCATCCGTCGACAAAACCCGAAGTGTTTACCGACGCACAGGGCGTGGCTACGAAGGTACCAACGCTGGACAACACGGGTATCACAGGCATGTATCACAGCAGCGAAGGCGTCGAAGGCGATGCTGTTTGGGGAACCCGCGCCCGCTGGGTCAACCTGACCGGCACAATTAACGGCGAACCGCTGGCCGTTACGTTACTGGACCATCCGAAGAACATAGGGTATCCAACGTACTGGCACGCGCGTGGGTATGGGTTGTTTGCAGCCAATCCGATGGCTCCATCGGTCTTCAGTAATGGGAAAGAAATGCCCATGAACTACAAGCTTCCCGCCGGGCAGTCGGTCACGTTCCGGTACCAACTCATTGTTCAGTCGGGTGAGTCGCCCAAACAGGCGCTCAATGAGCAGGCAGAACGATTCTCGCAGTTGCGGTGAGAATTGTCCAAAACAAAGAACGGGTTTTCTGGATGATTTTATGATTCTCCAGAAAACCCGTTTATGCTGAGTAAGTGAGTACTAGTTTAAATGGACCAGTGCGGAGCGGTACACCCGTCCATCGAGCGAGTCGACCCAGGTCCGTAACGTATCGTTCTCATAGGCCGCCCGCGTCATTTCCGCATCGATCTGCCGGAGCAGGAAAAATAACTGATGAACGTGCAGCCACTGGCGGTGTAGCTGGGTCTGGCTTTCGGTAGCAGGATCGTACTGACGAATCTCTTTGGTTAGCTGACGAAGGCTCATTTTAAGGTGGTAGCGCAACATGATCAGCCGGCTGGCCATTTCCAGCTCGGCTGGATTGCGCTCCATGTGCGTGATTCCCTTAGCGAGAATATTGTTACGTTGCTGGAGCTGATCTGACACAATGTACCAGGCGTGCTCGGCCCGAAGCGATTCATACGTGGCAATTTTCATGACGATTAGTACATAACGGTTTATAACAAATATACCTTTTCTGCCAATGATTCTAGTGATAGAGATAAATTTCTGTTAAATTTTAATCTGAGTTTGCAGGGTATTGCCAATACTTTTTCTGTTGATAAAAAATATACCGGTAAGCTTTTTAAGCCTTCAGTCGGTCTTGCTGCTCAAGACCGATGAGTTGACAGTTGAAAAAATACGGTTGAATACCGAATATTGAGTGACTGAACATCAGTTGTTCGGAAGCTGGCCGGTCCTTGTCTGGTAGGCTATCACCAACGTTATTGCTTTGCCGTATGGATCCCATTTATCGCTCGCTTATCGTCTGTACCAGCCACGCCGATTTTCCGGGAAGATCGCAGAAGACCGGTTTATGGCTGAGCGAAGCAACGCATTTCTACGATGAACTGTCAAGCCGTAATCTGCCCTACGACATTGCGAGTCCGAAAGGTGGAGCGGTTCCTATCGACGAGAAGAGTTTCGACCGGCGCGATACAACCAACGAAAAATGGTACCATAACCCGGCGTTCCGGCAGAAACTGGAGCAATCGACACCGCTGAGCGACGTCGATCCATCAGCCTATCAAATTGTCTTTTTCTCAGGTGGTCACGGCGCGCTATGGGATTTTCCGGACAACCCGGATGTGCACCGAATTGCGCGTTACGTTTACGAAAATGGAGGCATGATAGCAGCCGTGGGACACGGAGTCTGCGGTCTGGTGAACGTAACGTTATCGGACGGAACGCCATTAATTGGCAACCGTCAGCTGACTGGATTCTCGAATATGGAAGAAAAACTGCTCCGAGTCGCAGAAGAGATCCCGTTTCTGCTGGAAGATGCGCTGAAAGGAAAGAATGCGCTATACAGCAAAGGGTTGCTGCCGTTCGTTACGTATATTGAAATGGACGAACGCCTGGTGACAGGTCAGAACCCATTGTCAGCCCGAAAGGTAGGCCGGAAAGTACTGGAGGAGATGTACGAAAAATAAATCGGCAGAACCTTCCTGGATTCTGCCGACGTCAGAGAGAACTAGACTGCTACGTCCGGGAAAACTTCGCGGAGAAACTTCAGTTCCTGATCTTTCTCCGAAACAATCGGGTCGTTGATGCCCCAGTCGATATTCAGGTCGGGATCGTCCCAGCGGATGCCGGACTCCGACGCTTTGTTATACACGTTTGTGCATTTATAGCTGAAAATGCTGTCCTGCAAGGCTACGAAACCATGCGCAAAGCCTTCTGGAATATAAGCCATGTTCGCAATCGACGCATCCAGCAGAAACGTCTCGTATTGCCCGAAGGTAGGTGAGTCGGGCCGAACGTCGACGGCGATATCGAGTACCTGACCCGTAATGACCCGCACCAGTTTTCCCTGCGCAAACGGCTCGTGCTGCATATGCAGGCCCCGTAGTACGCCTTTTACGGAAAATGACTGGTTGTCCTGAACAAAATCCATTGGCAGGCCCAGCGAGGTGAAAAGGGGTTTGTTATACGACTCAAAGAAATAGCCGCGCTCATCTTCGAACAGGCGTGGAATCAGCTCAACGAGGCCCTCAATGGAGGTTTTACGAACTTGCATAAACGGAAATAGATTTTACTGCGTGTAGCCGGAGTTTGCCGGCAAATTTACGAAAGCGGAACTGGAGTTCGTAACTTTGGGGCCAGCCTATTTACCCATCCTTACTAAATGGGCTTTATTTTCTGGCATGACATACAACGAATTAGCCGATCAGATTTTCCGAAAGCAGTCCTATCTCTGCGTTGGTCTGGACACCGATCTTCGTAAAATCCCCCCGCATCTTCTCGGTGAAACAGATCCGGTTTTTGCTTTCAATAAAGCCATTATTGACGCGACTGCCGATCTGGCGGTAGCCTACAAACCTAACATTGCTTTTTACGAAGCGATGGGGCCGCGTGGTTGGGAGAGCCTTCAGAAAACGCTGGATTATATTCCTAAGGATTGCTTCACAATTGCCGACGCCAAACGGGGTGATATTGGTAACACCTCGGGCTTGTATGCCCGTACCTTTTTCGAACCCGACGCAGCCGGGCTGAACTTTGATTCAGTTACGGTGGCACCTTATATGGGCCGCGACTCCGTAATACCGTTTCTGGATTACCCTGGAAAATGGGTGATCTTGCTGGCCCTGACGTCCAATCCCGGCAGTGCTGATTTTCAGCGACAACCCACCGATGAACAGGAGTTATACGAGGTTGTCATGCAAACGGCGCAGACCTGGGCCAGCCCAGAGCAGCTTATGTTTGTGGTAGGCGCTACGCAGGCCGCTGAAATTGCTCACATCCGCGAAATTACGTCCACCAATTTCTTGCTTGTACCGGGCGTTGGTGCCCAGGGGGGGAGTCTGGCCGAGGTCTCCAAGAACGGACTTACATCCGATGGTGGCCTTTTGATTAATGCATCCCGCAGTATTCTGTACGCGTCGAACGGAACGGACTTCGCCGAAAAAGCCCGCGCTGAAGCACAGGCGCTGCAAACCGAAATGGCTGGCTACCTCGCTGCCTTGACGCGATAATTGTATTGATAGGATTACAGGATTTTCAGGATATAATAAATCTTGGAAATCCTGTTGACCCCCATTTATCCTACCGCAAAGTTGACAATCAACTCTTTGTAAACTATTTTCTGTATGTTGGCACTTGACTCACGACGCGAAAAACTTCCTTAATGGAATTCTATTCTCTCTGCCGTCGTGACCGAGGCTTTTCTCTACTTTCTCTGGCAATACCAGTATTTTGATAGAATACATCTGACAACTACCGATGGTGAATCGGTGCAGATCGTACATCCTGGTTTTCGAAACCACGAAGCAGGACCAGATTTTTTCAACGCGCGCTTATTGATAAATGACGTGGACTGGGGCGGCACCGTCGAGATGCACCTGAAAACATCCGACTGGCTGGCCCACCGGCATCAGCAGGATAAAGCGTATGACAATGTCATTCTGCACGTTGTCTGGCAGGATGATCAGGTGAGCAGCGGCAAACGCATAAACCGCACCAATGGAACGCCCATTCCTACGCTGGAACTTCATGCCCGCACCACGGCCGATTTACTGAGCCGCTATGCTACGTTGAGCGAATCGCGGGAGTCAATCCCCTGCGCCGGACAGTTCAGAACCGTGCAGCCGCTTCGTATTACGTCCATGCTGGACAAAGCCATGTTACAGCGGTTGGAACGAAAAGCGGCTGGTGTACAGGTTATTGTCGAGCAGACAAATGGTGACTGGGAGGAAGTGGCCTATCGACTGCTGGCGATAAATATGGGCTTTAGAATCAATGCCGTTCCAATGGAACAACTCGCCCGGACGGTCCCGCTCAAAGCCTTACTTAAACACCGGGACGTAATGGCGCAGGTCGAGGCCATGCTGTATGGAACGGCCGGTTTACTAGAGACGGACACCACAGACGACTACGTTCGGATTCTGCAGCGAGAGTATCGGTTTCTGGCTGCCAAGTATCAACTAAGCGACAAAGAAGTGGCGGCTCACGCCTGGAAATGGGGACGACTGCGTCCTGCGAATTTTCCAACGCTTCGGCTGGCGCAGTTTGCCCGGCTGGTTACGCAGCACGCCAGTTTATTCTCACTCTTTGTTGGTACGACAGATGCAGACTTATTGCTGAAAGGATTGCAGATAACACCGTCCGCTTACTGGCAGACGCATTACCGATTTGGAAAGTCAGCGCAGAAAACAGTTTCGTCGCTGGGTGAAACGTCGGCCGTGACTATCATAATCAATACGGTTGTCCCCCTGCTGGCGGCCTACGCCCATCACCGGGGGCAACCGGCTTACATCGACCGGGCCATTTCCTTACTGGAACAACTTCCCGCCGAAAAAAACCATCTGACCGATGCCTGGAGTGCTTTGGGACTTGGCATCAAAACGGCCTTCGACTCGCAGGCTGCTATTGAACTCCATAATGAGTTCTGCGCCCACAAAAAATGCCTCAACTGCCAGATTGGGGTGGGGCTGTTGAGATAGAAGAGAACGCTAAAACGAAACAAGGAGAAAGGAACAGATGGACCTTCACGTGAGCCCCTTCCTAATCCTTTCTCCTTGTTCCGTTTATACCTTGTTCCTAACTTACCACCACATCCTGTTTCGTTGAATCCCAAGTCACGCGTTTGCCGGTGTGCAGGGCCATCGTCGCCATGATGTTAGCGACGGAATGGTTGAAGCCGACACGAGCGGGCGCGTTAGGTTCTTTGCGGCTACGTACGCAACTCATCCAGTTCAGCATGTGCAGTGACGTCATCGGATCGGCACCGGTATTGGCGCTGGTTTCTTGTTTCGGACCACTGGCCAGCGACATTTCCGGTAAGAGATTCGCTTTCATGTCCATTTCCTGAGCAAATCTGGCAGTCAGGCCGCCCTCTGGAGTGATCTTGTTGGTGTCCAGGTTGATCATGCCGCCATTTGAGTAATAATACTCTTTGGTGCCGCCTGCTTCGTTGTGCATTCTGGACGAATAAAGCACCTGAAATCCTTTGTTTTTATCGTTGTCCGGGCCGTAATCAAATACGGCAGTGAACGTATCAGGGTTGACGCGGCCGTCTTTCCAGACATACACACCGCCGTTTGCCACAACACTGCGGGGATGATCCAGTCCGCTGAACCAGTGAACCGTGTCGATCTGGTGTGACATCCACTGACCGGGGATGCCCGATGAGTAAGGATAAAAAAGCCGGTACTCTAAATATTTGCGTGGGTCCCAGTCTGTCTTTGGACGGTTGAGCTGGTAGCGCGTCCAGTCGGTATCTTCCTGACGTATTTCAGCGACGAGTTTAGGACGGCGCCAGCGACCAGGCTGGTTAACGTTCCAGGTCATTTCGACCATAGAGATGTCCCCGAATTTGCCAGACCGAATGAAATCGTTGGCCGCGTGGTAGTTTGGGGCCGACCGGCGCTGTGAACCAACCTGTACGATACGTTTCGATTTCTCAACGGCTTTGACAGCTTTGCGAGCATCGTCAAGCGATTCTGCGAATGGCTTTTCAACGTATACGTCACGTCCCGATTCTACAGCATCGACGCAATGCAACGCGTGCTGAAAATCGGCGGTACTGATAATCACGGCGTCAACATCTTTGCGGTCGAGCAGTTCATCGTTATTACGTGCTTTGAAGAAGCTACTGTCGTTCCAGCCTTTGCCCTTCAGGTATGATTCGGCTTCGTCGCGACGACGGTTCCAGAGGTCAGATACGCCTACAAACGCGAAGTTCTGGTCTTTGGCGTGGTTCATAAACGACGGGGCCAGTGATTGCCGGAACCGATCGGAAAACCCAATGATACCTACCCGAACCCGGTCGTTGGAGCCAAGAATCCGGGCGTAACTGCTCGCCGAAAAGCCCATGCCCAGACCCGCCAGGCTAAAGCTGGCCGCAGCCGTTTTTTTAATGAAATCGCGACGATTTTCCATGAGAATAAGAAAGGAGTAGGGGAGTCAGTATAAGGAAATAGGGCTACAACGCCTTGATTTTGATATTGCGGTAATACACCCGGTCGCCGTGGTCCTGCAGGAGAATATGCCCTTTGGGTGCTTCACCGAATCGGCCATTGGTGTTGTAATCGGGCGCTTTGTATTTGCTCATGGCAACGTCTTCGCGGAAAGCATCGCTGCCCCGTTCGTACTCAACCACTTTTTTGCCGTTGAGCCAGTGTTCAACGTGTTTACCTTTCGACAACACGCGACCGGTATTCCACTCACCAATGGGGTTAGCTTTTTTTCCGCTTGCCGGAATCAGATCGTAGAGCGAACCAACTGTGCGGTTGCCGTTACGTCCCAGTTTTGCGTCGGGGTGTTTGTCGTCGTCCAGCACCTGAAATTCAAGGCCGAACGCCGATCCTTTGGGTTTAGGATAGTTCTCTACGACAAAATACTTCACGCCACTGTTCGCGCCTTCGGTTAGTTTGAAGTCGAACATCAGGTCGAAATCGCTGTATTCACCGTCGGTGACAATGTCGCCAAAACTCTGTGATTCTGATCCATCCGATTTCTGAATAGTCAGCATGCCGTTCTCGACCTCCCAGCCTTTCTGCGGGAAGGTTTCTTTGTAGGCACCCCGCCAGCCTTTGGTCGTTTTACCGTCGAAAAGCAGCTGCCAGCCTTCACTTTTTTCTTTGGCGGTCAGCGTGTTTGGTGTTTGCGGTTTTTCTGCAGCCAGCAAAATAGTTAATAAAAAGCCGCTAAGAAATAATGCTTTCATGGGTAGTTGAATAAAGAAATAGATGGCTATACGGCCACTTTGAGCGATTGAGTTAAATAGTCTTTATTGATTTTGGCGCACTCAGCGGGCGTCTTGCTGTCTTCCGGCACCCGGTCCAGTTCAATGATGCCCCAGCCTTTGAAATTAATGTCATCCAGCGCTTTGACTACGGCGGCTACATCGACATTACCCCGGCCCAATTCAACAAATTTATATGCTTTCGGATCATTCGGTTTATCGGGCAGGGGTGACATAGTGTCTTTCAGGTGCAGCGCGTAGAGCATGTCTTTGTACTGCTTTACGGCTTTTGCCGGATCGCCACCACCCTGTTTATAGTGGGCAATGTCGAGCAGAAGTTTGACGTATTTCGGGTTCATGGCCTGCACAATTACATCCACCTCTTCGGGCGTTTCGCCGAGCTGATGCATGTGGTTATGATACGTAGCCTGAATACCCATGTCTGCGGTCTGCCTGCCAATCTCGTTCATGACCGTAGCTAAACGTTTCAGCTCCTCGGTTGTAGGCTGACGATCTTTTGGGCGAGCTGAGTTCGTCAACTGAATAGCCGAGCCGCCCAGCGCCTTCACAAAGCTGGCGTGCGCTACGTGCATGTCGATGGTGCTTTGTTCCTTGGCTGGGTCGATTTCGACGTTACCGCTCGAGAACATCGCTAACTTTAGCTTGTGCTGATCAAGCAGCGCCTTTAATTCGGATGGTTTAGCTTTATATGGCCCGAACGTATTGGCCCGAATCTGAATGCCTTTGTAGCCCAGCGATGCCAGATCGGCAATGGCCTGCGCATCGTTACCATTCCAGGTAATGGATGAATAGGCAATCTTGAGGCCCGCTGCTTTTTGTCGTTGGGTGGACTGCGCAAACAGCTGATTCGCTCCGACTGACAAGGCCAGCGTTGATAGACCAGCTGTGGTAAGAAACTGTCGTCTGTTGACGGGCTCGTTCATAAGGTAGATAACTAGTCAGTAGACGGCGCGCGTAGTACTGAGCGTGAAAGGTTGGTCGACAGGACAAGAAGACACTCAAAAGGCGCTTCTACTTATTCACCTGTAAAATTCACAAGGCTCTTTCCCAGCCTGTTGTCGGAAAAGAGCCTTGCGATAAGTCAACGAAATTAATAACCTGGGTTTTGCGGGTAAGCGGTAGGGCCACCGGCTGTGCGGTCGATCTGATCCTGTGGGATTGGTCGCAGAACATGGAAATCTTTGATGTTCGGCGCGCCGTCAGGGTTGTAAGCCTTTACCCGCTCTATGAGGATACCCCAGCGTTTAAGGTCAAACCAGCGATGCATTTCACCGGCCATTTCGCGTTCCCGCTCTTCCATAATGAACTCCATAGTGGCTTGTGCGGCTGTGATCTCCATTGCTGTTGTTTTGCCCGGCCAGGCGGCCCGGCGTCGAACGGCATTGATAAACGGTACTGCATCAGCGGCTTTACCCTGTTTAATCAGCGCTTCGGCTGCAATTAGATACGTTTCGGCTAGACGGAACATAATAAAGTCGCGGCTGCCTGGCTCATAACTGACGTTGGGCCGTAATGGATCAAGGAACTTCTGCAGCGTTGGGAACAGGTTCGGCCGGTATAAGCTGGGTACCAGTACCTGATACCGGCGTTTGGCCCGATCGGCCACTGACATTTCGTAACCCGGAATGAAGATCGCCGTATCGCCAGCCGTGAACTTCAAAGAAGTTTTCGAATTGTCGAAGATAGGAGTCGTCTTACTAGGGTTGTTTGATAGCCACGTATCCTTGAACGTCTTTTTATACCGTGAATCATTATCCCGGTCTTTCTGAGCAAAAACGACGTTCAGCATGTAATCCGTTGGGCGGAACCGTTTGAAAGGACGCCCATTGGCAATGTCACGCTGCATACCGGCCTGAACATCGTACTCCATTCCGAAATACAGGTGCGTCTGATTACCGTTAATCGTAACTGTGTTGGTCGTTGTGCTGTTGAATCCGTTACCTATGTCGGTCAGTGGTTCGGATGTATACTGCGTAGCAAAAATTACTTCGCTGTTGATTTCGCCCCCACCCTGCGCAAACACGCTCGCGAAATCGGGCAGAAGGCTGTAGGAGTAATTTTTTATCACGTTCTGGGCATATGTTCCCGCTTTCACAAAATCATCGGCAGCTGCGGCATCTTTGTCTGTTGCCTTAGTCAAGTAAACGCGGGCTAGCAGGTGTTCGGCAGCCCCTTTCGTCACACGGCCGTAGTCGGTTGTTGGCGGGGTCAGATCTGTCAGAGATGACTCCAGGTCTGAAACGATTTGCGCATAAATGTCCTTGATCGGTGCCCGGCTGTATTCCTTACTAGGAACGAGGTTGCCCTTGGTTAGCAGCGATACTGAACCGAACGTCTGCACCAGCAAAAAATAGTGGTGGGCACGCAGAAACTTCAACTCAGCAATCCGTCGCTTTTTGAGCGTCTCGTCAAGTCCCGTAATACTGGGTGCTGCCTCCAAACCGACGTTGATGGTATTGATAGCCCGGTACAAAGCGTTCCAGGTGTCGCGGGTTATGTCCAGTTGAGGGTTGATCTGCGAGGTATATTGATTGACGAACTTATAGGCCCCATCGGCGCCCATGGTATATGTATCCGTACCAAAGACGGTCAGCGTCATAGCCGACTCACGGCCGTAATACTCCCGGAGTGAGGCATAAGCGGCCTTAACAACGGCTTCAAAACCGGTGGCAGTGTTCGCATACTGACTGCTTACCTGCGAGACAGGTACCTCCT encodes:
- a CDS encoding sugar phosphate isomerase/epimerase family protein — translated: MNEPVNRRQFLTTAGLSTLALSVGANQLFAQSTQRQKAAGLKIAYSSITWNGNDAQAIADLASLGYKGIQIRANTFGPYKAKPSELKALLDQHKLKLAMFSSGNVEIDPAKEQSTIDMHVAHASFVKALGGSAIQLTNSARPKDRQPTTEELKRLATVMNEIGRQTADMGIQATYHNHMHQLGETPEEVDVIVQAMNPKYVKLLLDIAHYKQGGGDPAKAVKQYKDMLYALHLKDTMSPLPDKPNDPKAYKFVELGRGNVDVAAVVKALDDINFKGWGIIELDRVPEDSKTPAECAKINKDYLTQSLKVAV
- a CDS encoding RagB/SusD family nutrient uptake outer membrane protein, coding for MKKTLILPLSRSMLAVSALLFSTTGCKDLLQEVPVSQVSSQYANTATGFEAVVKAAYASLREYYGRESAMTLTVFGTDTYTMGADGAYKFVNQYTSQINPQLDITRDTWNALYRAINTINVGLEAAPSITGLDETLKKRRIAELKFLRAHHYFLLVQTFGSVSLLTKGNLVPSKEYSRAPIKDIYAQIVSDLESSLTDLTPPTTDYGRVTKGAAEHLLARVYLTKATDKDAAAADDFVKAGTYAQNVIKNYSYSLLPDFASVFAQGGGEINSEVIFATQYTSEPLTDIGNGFNSTTTNTVTINGNQTHLYFGMEYDVQAGMQRDIANGRPFKRFRPTDYMLNVVFAQKDRDNDSRYKKTFKDTWLSNNPSKTTPIFDNSKTSLKFTAGDTAIFIPGYEMSVADRAKRRYQVLVPSLYRPNLFPTLQKFLDPLRPNVSYEPGSRDFIMFRLAETYLIAAEALIKQGKAADAVPFINAVRRRAAWPGKTTAMEITAAQATMEFIMEEREREMAGEMHRWFDLKRWGILIERVKAYNPDGAPNIKDFHVLRPIPQDQIDRTAGGPTAYPQNPGY
- a CDS encoding DUF1080 domain-containing protein encodes the protein MKALFLSGFLLTILLAAEKPQTPNTLTAKEKSEGWQLLFDGKTTKGWRGAYKETFPQKGWEVENGMLTIQKSDGSESQSFGDIVTDGEYSDFDLMFDFKLTEGANSGVKYFVVENYPKPKGSAFGLEFQVLDDDKHPDAKLGRNGNRTVGSLYDLIPASGKKANPIGEWNTGRVLSKGKHVEHWLNGKKVVEYERGSDAFREDVAMSKYKAPDYNTNGRFGEAPKGHILLQDHGDRVYYRNIKIKAL